The nucleotide sequence GGACCGTTCACCGTCGTCTACGGGAACTGCATCGCAGGTCTGGCAGCACACGAGCAACTCGATATCGCGGCAGCTGAACTGCATTTCAGAACGGCGCTGAATACGGCACACACCTCGACTGGCGGCGCCAATTCCCACGCGGCAAGGCTCGCCAGCGCGGTTCTCGGTGACCTGCTGTACGAACAGGGCGCGATAGACGAGGCCGAGAGGCTGCTCGATGACAGCTACGCGCTCGGACCTGAGGGCGGAACCGTTGACTTCATGCTGGCTAGCTACGGAACAGGATCGCGGGTCAAGGCGTTGCGCGAGAACCACGAAGCGGCTTCTGCTCGTCTTCAGGACGGTGCCCGCATTGCCCAGACGCTCTCCTTGCCGCGGCTAGCCGCAAGGATCGAAAACGAAAGGGTGCGCGCCGGACTCCACCAGGGCTACCTGGACGTCCCGGCCTACCCCGATAGCGATGCGGAGAACTACGCAATCGCCCTGCGTACGGCTGAACTCGGAGTCAATTCTGCGCTTCGCGCGAATATCCGATGCAGCTCCCCCGCTGAGATCGAAGACGCATGCCGCCATGCGAAGAATCTGGTCACCCGACTCGCAGACGCACGCCGACCGAGGGCGCTTCTCCAAGCGCAGCTTTTGCACGCCATGTGCCTCCATGCCGCCGGCCACTTCGAAGAATCTGCTGCGGTGCTCGCGCCCGCTGCTCGCCTTTGCGCGAAACTCGGCCTTACGCAACTGCTTCGTGACGATGGCCCGCCTGATAGCGCCACGTCTGCGTAACCGGAGAACCTCAACCGACCAGAGTGCGCACGTACATTCGGGCAGCTAGCTTCTGGCCCAATCCAGCGAGCGGGCCAAGCAACTTCACGAAAGCGGACGCTGGGCGTGAGAACGCGGTGACCGAGGCGAAAACCGCGCCACTCTGCTGATCGATGCGAACGAGAAACAGTTCTTCCCCACTTACGGGATGCCCCGGCAACGTGCCGTACGCGAACCCACTGCAATTCTCTTCGCGCACCACATACACAACCCGGCACGGAATGCGCATCCACAACATCCGCATTTCCACAATCGTGTGCTGCTGCGCCGTGGGGGAGGATGCGCGCACCGACAGCCCTACGCCACGCTGCATACCCCAAGCTGAGACACGTTCGGCGGCCCGCTCAAAGCACTCTCGGCCAGTACCGATTCGACGACTCACCAGCATGTTGCGGTACCCCGACGGTAATTGTTTCGCGGTGGCTCCAACCTCCGGGTAGGTCAGTTCGAGGTGCCGGTACGCCTCCAGATCCATACCTCAGCACACTACGGTGGAGCGCCTCACCCTAGAAAGATGCGGTCCAGGTAGTCCTTCCGCTGCACAGGGTCGTATCCGCCATACTCGGCGCCGCCGACGAAGCGTTTGAGCCACCACAGGATCGGTGTCGGCGTGAGTTCTTCCACGAGTCCTAGCGGCGCGAGCCAGCGGGGCACCGTCACCTCGCCACGGTTGTGGTGGGCGCTGTCGGCGACGGCAGCTGCGACCTGTTCCGGTGTCAGGATGGGTTGCAGCCGCAGACGCACACCCGAAGTGAGGTCGGTTTGTGTGGCGGCGGGCAGTACCGAGGTGACTGTGACGCCCGAGCCTGAGAGTTCGGCGCGCAGGGCACGCGAGAAGGCCACGACGCCGAATTTGGATGCGCAGTAGGTTGCGATCCCGGGTGTGGTGACTTTGCCTGCCATGGAAGCGACGTTGACAATATGCCCGCGGCGGCGCAGTCGCATCCCAGGAAGGACCAGGTGCACACCGGTAAGGACAGCGCCGAGGTTCACGGCGAGCTCTCGCCGCACCGCGGCCAGGTTCTGGTCGGCGAAACCGCCCATGAGCTGGATACCGGCGTTGTTGACCAGCATGTCTATCGGGCCGTCGGCTCCCGCGGCGGCCAGAAAGGCGCGGAAGCTGACCTCATCGGTGACGTCGAGAGGGTGGGCGGTGGCGCCAATCTCTACGGCGGTTTCTGCCGCGGCCGCTAGGTCGCGGTCGCCGATCCACACCTCGGCGCCGCGGGCGATCAGCTCTTCGGCGGTGGCCCGCCCGATCCCGCGGGCCCCGCCGGTGACGCATACCTTTGCGCCGCGCAGCTCGATCACAGGTGGCTGCCGATCGGCTCGCGCAGCGCGAAGTAGGCGATAAGCCGGATCTCGCCGTTGTACATCCGCAGCAGGGCACGGCCCAGGTAGACGCCGGGGACCACTTCCACAACCTCGTCACGGGTCCGCGCGATCGGGAACGTCCGGATGCTGGGGTTGCGGTATTCGGGTACTCCGTAGTCTAGGGCGCGAACCGTCTTGTCTGGTTCGATCCAGCTCGCGGCCAGTGCGTGCGCGAAGTCGAAGCCTTCCATTTCCGAGCCGGCACGGCGCAGTCCGAGGTAGCCCGCGGTGATGATGGGCATCACGAAACGGGCGAGGGGCGCGAGCCTGTTCCAGCCGATCCCGCGTTCGAGGTCGAAGGTCTTGCCACGCCAGGTCGGTTCGATGCGCATCAACGGGTTCGCCAGATGCGCTTCGGGGATTCCGAATAACTTCCCGACGATCAGGCCTTCCATCTTTCCGTCCGGCCCCTGGGGTGCGGCACCCGCGGCGAACATTTCCGCCAGCGCGTCGCGGTCATTTCGTGCACCGAGACCGGCGAGGTAATCCCACGCCGCGGCACGGACTGAAACCGGATGCGCCACCGCCCGGTCCCGCAGTTCCTCCAGCATCGCTCGCGGCGCCGAGATGTTTCGTTCCAGATGTACCGACATCACCCTCTCCCTTCTGGCACGAGTTCGTACCAGTTTATTTGGTACGGAACTGTGCCAGATTGCTGTGAGGTCTGTCAACGACTCGGCGCCAGAAATGGGAGGATGATCGCGTGTCGACCACCAAACGCAAGTACGCAGGAGATTCCGCCGGGGAGCGGACACTGCGCCGACGCACCGCGCTGGTCGACGTCGCGTTGACCACCATGGCCGAAAACCGCTGGCGCACAGCGACAGTCGACGCACTGTGCCGATCAGCCAAGCTCAACAAACGCTACTTCTACGAAAGCTTCGACGGCCTCGACGCACTGGCCGACGCCGTAATCGAATCCATAGCGGCCGAGGTCGCCGAGGCAGCCATCAGCGGCTACATCCCACTGCTCGACCGGCCCGTGGAAGAGCAGGCGCGCGGCGCCATCACCGCCGTCGTCGACATTCTCGGCGACGACCCCCGCAAAGCACTCGTCCTCCTCGGCGGCATACCGGCCACACCGGTGACACACGAGAAACGCACCGCCGTAATCGCCAGCCTCACCGCCGCACTGATCGCACACGCGCGCACAACCCACGATGTGGCGCTCGAACAAGACTCCCTGGCCTCGACTGCTCCCGCCTTCGTAATCGGCGGATCCGCCCAGGCAATCCTGTCCTGGGCCAACGGAGATCTACCGATTACCCGCGACCAACTAATCGACGACATAACCGCACTATGGATGGCCCTTGAACACAGCGCGACCGCTCTTGCTCGCTCACGACTTCTTCGTGATTGAGAAGGCGGCGCGAGTGGCCTTTAAAGCGATCTAGGAGACTGTTTCCGGCCCGCCTCCCCCGCCCAGTGCGATTCATCCAACAGCGGGTCGCTCCCCTTGATCTGGCCCTCATGCTCGGAGACCACCCAGCGGGCGACCTCGGTAAGTTTGAGCTGGGTGTCCTGAGAGGCGCGCACGAGCAACTCAAACGCCTGTAGCCCGCTAATTTTGTTGCGATGCATCAGGAGGCCCTTGGCCTGGCCGATGACGTCGCGGCTGTCGAGGGCGGCTTTTGAGTGAACGCGCTGGTTTGCCCCGGCGAGCGCGACGGCAGCATGCTGGGCGAACACTGTTCCGACAGCGGTGGACTCGTCGGTGAACGCGTGCGGCACGTCGGCATAGAGGTTGAGCGCGCCAAAGTTCTCAGCGCGCACGAAAAGCTGGAACGAAAGCATGCTCCGCGCGCCGCGAGCAAAGGCCGCGCTGGCGAAACGGGGCCAGCGAGAGTCGGTAGCGAGGTCGTCGATGCGGACGGTGTGATGCTCGCGCAACGCACTCATGCATGGGCCTTCGTCCAGGCTTGACTGCAGCTGATCGAGCTCGGCGACAACAGGGTCAGTGGGCGCCTCAGGGACGATCTGGCGGCCCCGTATTAGCGAGACCCCGGCCCAGCGGACACCGGGCACGACCTCGACCGCGCCGTGGACAATAGCCTGCAGGGTCGCGTCGCGACTCGTGCGGGCCTGCATTTCCACGGCCAACGCGCCAAGGGCATTGGCCAATTTACTGCTGCCGTGCTCCTCGTTCACATCTCCAGAATGGCACAAGCAGCCACGGCGTGTAAGGGCCTAGTGACCTTGGCCCGCTTGGCCGCAACAGCCCAAGACGAGCCAAGATCGGCCCTGCCAGCTGCTGCTTAACCGGCAGAATGAGGTGGTAGCGGCTGGAGAACACGCCCCGCCATTGATTGCCTACCCCCTCAGCGGATGGACAAACATTTAGCAACTGCGGGCCCCGTGCTCGAATGGTTCGCTGATCCGCGGCTGCCTGACGAGCCACAACTCATCCACCCACCGGGAAGCGCCGCAACAACTCATGCAGTTCGCGTGTCTCCCGGTCGATGTGGTCCGCGAAATCGTCTCCGGCGACGAATGTGTTGTTCCAGTGATTGTCACGCACCGTGCGGCCCCAAGTCGCTGACC is from Hoyosella subflava DQS3-9A1 and encodes:
- a CDS encoding DUF1990 family protein, with product MDLEAYRHLELTYPEVGATAKQLPSGYRNMLVSRRIGTGRECFERAAERVSAWGMQRGVGLSVRASSPTAQQHTIVEMRMLWMRIPCRVVYVVREENCSGFAYGTLPGHPVSGEELFLVRIDQQSGAVFASVTAFSRPASAFVKLLGPLAGLGQKLAARMYVRTLVG
- a CDS encoding SDR family oxidoreductase produces the protein MIELRGAKVCVTGGARGIGRATAEELIARGAEVWIGDRDLAAAAETAVEIGATAHPLDVTDEVSFRAFLAAAGADGPIDMLVNNAGIQLMGGFADQNLAAVRRELAVNLGAVLTGVHLVLPGMRLRRRGHIVNVASMAGKVTTPGIATYCASKFGVVAFSRALRAELSGSGVTVTSVLPAATQTDLTSGVRLRLQPILTPEQVAAAVADSAHHNRGEVTVPRWLAPLGLVEELTPTPILWWLKRFVGGAEYGGYDPVQRKDYLDRIFLG
- a CDS encoding TetR/AcrR family transcriptional regulator, whose product is MSTTKRKYAGDSAGERTLRRRTALVDVALTTMAENRWRTATVDALCRSAKLNKRYFYESFDGLDALADAVIESIAAEVAEAAISGYIPLLDRPVEEQARGAITAVVDILGDDPRKALVLLGGIPATPVTHEKRTAVIASLTAALIAHARTTHDVALEQDSLASTAPAFVIGGSAQAILSWANGDLPITRDQLIDDITALWMALEHSATALARSRLLRD
- a CDS encoding GAF and ANTAR domain-containing protein: MNEEHGSSKLANALGALAVEMQARTSRDATLQAIVHGAVEVVPGVRWAGVSLIRGRQIVPEAPTDPVVAELDQLQSSLDEGPCMSALREHHTVRIDDLATDSRWPRFASAAFARGARSMLSFQLFVRAENFGALNLYADVPHAFTDESTAVGTVFAQHAAVALAGANQRVHSKAALDSRDVIGQAKGLLMHRNKISGLQAFELLVRASQDTQLKLTEVARWVVSEHEGQIKGSDPLLDESHWAGEAGRKQSPRSL